One Paenibacillus sp. FSL H7-0737 DNA segment encodes these proteins:
- a CDS encoding permease prefix domain 1-containing protein, producing METIIVYLDNMFAGLPKTPELERLKQELLSGMEDKYLELKRDGKSENEAIGIVISEFGNIEELTAELGIHPAGQEKTVPMLSEEEVYAYAAAKRSSGLWTGLGVFLCACGVALLITLSTLFENNADMADKGSMLGMVGMFVLVAVAVGMFIHSGMKLERFESLEQGFQLPYALKTALQRSQALYAPTYRLALIVGVCLCVLSPTFIFATSYFNDDFAAYGVSAFLVIAATAVFLFVYYGNIQETYTKLLNEPHIDAK from the coding sequence ATGGAGACGATCATAGTATATCTGGATAATATGTTTGCAGGTCTGCCGAAGACTCCGGAACTGGAGCGTTTGAAGCAGGAGCTGCTGTCCGGGATGGAAGATAAGTACCTGGAGCTGAAGCGGGATGGTAAGTCTGAGAATGAGGCGATCGGTATCGTTATTTCGGAATTCGGCAATATTGAGGAGCTGACTGCTGAGCTAGGCATCCATCCAGCCGGACAGGAGAAGACTGTGCCCATGCTGAGTGAAGAAGAGGTTTATGCTTATGCGGCTGCCAAACGTAGCTCCGGATTATGGACCGGTCTCGGTGTTTTTCTCTGCGCATGCGGGGTGGCGCTGTTGATTACTCTTAGTACATTGTTTGAAAATAATGCTGATATGGCTGATAAAGGTTCAATGCTGGGGATGGTCGGAATGTTCGTGCTGGTCGCTGTGGCCGTTGGGATGTTCATTCATAGCGGCATGAAACTCGAGCGCTTCGAAAGTCTAGAGCAAGGCTTTCAGCTACCTTATGCGCTCAAAACGGCGCTTCAGCGCAGTCAAGCCCTTTATGCTCCGACTTATCGCCTTGCTTTGATTGTGGGCGTCTGTCTTTGTGTGCTGTCGCCGACCTTTATCTTCGCAACTTCGTATTTCAACGATGATTTCGCTGCTTATGGAGTTTCTGCATTTCTGGTGATTGCAGCAACTGCGGTGTTCTTGTTCGTCTATTATGGAAATATCCAAGAAACTTATACGAAGCTACTGAATGAGCCACATATCGATGCAAAGTAG
- a CDS encoding PadR family transcriptional regulator, which yields MISSDVIRGYNDTMILYMLLDGESYGYEISKNIRQLTQEKYVMKETTLYSAFTRLEKNGYIESFYLDESLGKRRTYYRITPLGLAYYREKCEEWKVTQEVVNQFIKEW from the coding sequence TTGATCAGCAGTGATGTTATACGTGGTTACAATGATACGATGATCCTCTACATGCTGCTCGATGGGGAATCCTACGGGTACGAGATTTCTAAGAATATCAGGCAGCTGACTCAGGAGAAGTATGTCATGAAGGAGACAACGCTGTATTCCGCCTTTACCCGGCTGGAGAAGAACGGGTACATTGAATCCTTTTATCTGGATGAGAGTCTTGGCAAGCGGCGCACATATTACCGGATTACCCCGCTGGGTCTCGCCTATTACCGAGAAAAATGTGAGGAATGGAAGGTTACGCAGGAAGTTGTAAACCAATTTATCAAGGAGTGGTGA
- a CDS encoding 5' nucleotidase, NT5C type: MRKPIIAVDMDDTICHLVKRAIYHNNNDFPTHVLKYEEMLDWNTDHLRHPDCTQDVFYGRPGLYEELELFDEHVVGEMEKLHNAYDVIIVTAAQPNAVVEKWNWLQKHMPFIPIENFFPCKRKNLINYDLLIDDGVHNLVPALQDGRKVLCIPHPWNLRAREQYGFPLLTSWEGAKEKIDQIFENSRD, encoded by the coding sequence ATGAGAAAGCCTATAATTGCAGTTGATATGGATGACACGATATGCCATCTAGTCAAACGAGCTATATACCATAACAACAATGATTTCCCCACTCATGTACTGAAGTACGAGGAGATGCTTGATTGGAATACGGATCATTTACGTCATCCAGATTGTACACAAGATGTATTCTATGGGCGGCCTGGTTTATATGAGGAGCTTGAATTATTCGACGAGCATGTTGTAGGTGAAATGGAGAAGCTGCACAATGCTTATGATGTTATTATTGTTACGGCGGCTCAGCCCAATGCAGTTGTTGAAAAATGGAACTGGCTGCAGAAGCATATGCCGTTTATTCCCATCGAAAATTTCTTCCCATGCAAACGAAAGAATCTTATTAATTATGATCTTCTGATCGATGACGGGGTTCACAACTTGGTTCCTGCATTGCAGGACGGAAGGAAAGTACTCTGTATTCCGCATCCATGGAATTTGAGAGCCCGTGAACAATATGGATTTCCATTATTGACCTCCTGGGAAGGTGCGAAAGAGAAGATTGATCAGATTTTTGAAAATTCAAGAGACTAG
- a CDS encoding cysteine-rich CWC family protein, with protein MEIKNKQVEQRYCPLCKELNHCGANSGDCWCFHTEIPAELLERVPLELSGKACICQRCVEAFKKH; from the coding sequence TTGGAAATAAAAAATAAACAAGTTGAACAACGGTATTGTCCTTTATGTAAAGAATTAAATCATTGTGGTGCTAATAGTGGTGATTGTTGGTGTTTTCATACGGAAATTCCTGCAGAACTACTAGAAAGGGTACCTTTGGAACTGAGTGGTAAAGCCTGTATCTGTCAAAGATGCGTAGAGGCGTTTAAAAAACATTAA
- a CDS encoding aminoglycoside phosphotransferase family protein, with translation MKSIHKLIEIFKLSVLNIESVPESFSSEVYKLTLNNLDNVYVKIPYNRDKLVREYEMLERLKGVIPVPKVLDFWDGDNRSVGALLLSAIDGVPCTSNIDQSLAFQIGNYHAMLHEVTMPAYGCYGSDGFQMVENNSWRLYLKNNFEKWKEPCKELLHPDLFEKCITHFDSVYSVLPEPDGPCVVHMDFRPGNILIKDNEVVGIIDYESARGGSSEIDFTKINRYVWEVNPLTRLPYVQGYESVHPLPDLENIIPFYNFYDAFSAVVWCKTRGIENNKAFLQESIEVLQRSIEGMK, from the coding sequence ATGAAATCCATACATAAATTAATTGAAATTTTTAAGCTGAGTGTTTTGAATATAGAGTCTGTTCCAGAGTCGTTTAGTTCTGAAGTGTATAAACTTACTCTTAATAATCTAGACAACGTATACGTGAAAATTCCATACAACAGGGATAAACTGGTTCGCGAATATGAGATGCTTGAAAGACTAAAGGGTGTTATACCTGTTCCAAAAGTATTGGATTTCTGGGACGGAGATAATAGAAGTGTCGGTGCATTGCTTCTCTCCGCTATAGATGGGGTGCCTTGTACGAGTAACATTGATCAGAGTCTGGCGTTTCAAATCGGTAATTATCATGCCATGCTTCATGAAGTTACCATGCCAGCGTATGGATGTTATGGATCCGATGGTTTTCAGATGGTAGAGAACAATAGCTGGAGATTATACCTGAAAAATAATTTTGAAAAGTGGAAAGAACCTTGTAAGGAACTCCTTCATCCTGATTTATTTGAGAAATGTATTACTCACTTTGATAGCGTATATTCGGTGTTACCTGAACCTGATGGGCCTTGTGTTGTTCATATGGATTTTCGACCAGGCAATATATTAATAAAAGATAATGAAGTCGTTGGTATAATTGATTACGAGAGCGCTCGTGGTGGTTCCTCCGAAATTGATTTTACAAAAATAAACCGATACGTCTGGGAAGTAAACCCGCTAACACGGCTCCCTTATGTGCAAGGCTACGAATCGGTTCATCCTTTACCTGATCTCGAAAATATTATACCGTTTTATAATTTTTATGATGCTTTTAGTGCGGTAGTTTGGTGTAAAACCAGAGGAATTGAGAACAATAAGGCATTTCTTCAGGAAAGTATAGAGGTATTGCAAAGATCTATAGAAGGAATGAAATGA
- a CDS encoding MepB family protein: protein MKFKNHSFSGIIHSDLLATQELLYNPCNLDCSDLIHEPHNADYGAYIYINAQSIRFRVAKITPTKIGQFVTLWERIGDGPIQPYDISDPADLFVISTRNENHFGQFVFPKAVLGKQDILSNKGEGGKRALRVYPPWDNPTSRQAQKTQKWQLEYFLEIPVIKPADVLRAQTLYGFPVNRTV, encoded by the coding sequence ATGAAATTTAAGAATCACAGCTTTTCAGGTATCATTCATAGTGATCTGCTTGCTACCCAAGAGCTTCTATATAACCCGTGCAATCTTGATTGCTCTGACCTCATTCATGAACCACATAATGCTGATTATGGGGCGTATATATATATAAACGCGCAATCCATTAGATTCCGTGTTGCAAAAATCACACCTACAAAGATCGGGCAGTTTGTCACGTTATGGGAGAGAATTGGAGATGGCCCCATCCAACCCTATGATATATCAGATCCTGCTGATCTCTTCGTTATAAGTACGCGCAATGAAAATCACTTTGGTCAATTTGTATTTCCAAAAGCTGTGTTAGGTAAACAAGATATATTATCCAATAAAGGTGAGGGTGGCAAAAGAGCACTACGAGTGTACCCGCCATGGGATAATCCCACGAGTCGTCAAGCTCAAAAAACACAAAAATGGCAGTTGGAATATTTCTTAGAGATACCGGTAATTAAGCCAGCAGACGTTCTTCGTGCGCAAACACTTTACGGTTTTCCAGTAAATCGAACAGTCTGA
- a CDS encoding methyltransferase family protein, which yields MSNLKNILSLILFSIFLISYLLKLLILYKKNHIKGNVLAKGKKRSMIHYTELFVKTTTFVWGAAWFTFSLAESYIVTLVGEHFNHPAIHFIGVGVVALGCSIFIQAMIAMRTSWRVGIDKSTVTKLITHGIYKFSRNAAFVGFDLMFLGLYLMYPNSLTLIIFFLNIVAIHLLILQEEQHLKSVFGDEYIQYCNNTPRYILF from the coding sequence ATGAGTAATCTAAAAAATATTCTATCCCTAATTCTTTTCTCCATATTCCTTATTTCTTACCTTTTGAAGCTCCTTATACTTTACAAAAAGAACCACATTAAAGGAAACGTATTAGCTAAAGGAAAAAAACGATCTATGATCCATTATACCGAGCTGTTCGTTAAGACTACTACTTTTGTGTGGGGAGCAGCGTGGTTTACGTTTTCCTTAGCGGAGTCATACATAGTTACACTAGTAGGAGAACATTTTAATCATCCGGCGATTCACTTTATCGGTGTTGGTGTAGTAGCCCTCGGATGTTCCATTTTCATACAAGCAATGATTGCCATGCGTACTTCGTGGAGAGTTGGGATTGATAAGTCTACTGTAACAAAACTCATCACGCACGGTATATATAAATTTAGTAGAAACGCCGCATTTGTCGGTTTTGATCTCATGTTTCTTGGATTGTATCTTATGTATCCAAATTCATTAACACTAATTATATTCTTTCTTAACATTGTAGCCATTCATTTACTTATTCTTCAGGAAGAGCAGCATTTAAAATCTGTATTCGGAGATGAATATATTCAATATTGTAATAATACACCTAGATATATTTTATTTTGA
- a CDS encoding alkaline phosphatase, whose translation MKSPKKYGVKTAIVATAATALFVSNVVTTQAPNQANAASSNTRNVILFVGDGMGTAQRNAIRLATVGEKGNLAMDSMPYAGLIHTSSTVPVTDSAASATAYASGVKTYNGAIGMNADKKSVQTIMEYAKSAGKSTGVVTTSQITDATGAAFGAHVEDRSKQSDIALQLLTKSKVDVLLGGGEDFWYPAGNPGKFADEPAEDPSEKSKGTQGNLVDKAKQLGYSYVTNKTDMQKAKSGKLLGLFANEEMFQQKPEGEGDIYNPVVSLPEMTKKAIDTLAANKKGFFLMVEEEGTDEFAHQNNAKMTIKAGQELDKSVQIAKDFAKKNPDTLVLVLADHETGGFSIEAVDAEDESGDGISKEDGPFAIANSKQNFVVDWTTSGHTAVDIPITAMGKNAQLFTGVYENTEVFTMVAQAMGIKVK comes from the coding sequence ATGAAATCACCGAAAAAGTACGGCGTTAAGACGGCAATTGTAGCGACTGCAGCAACTGCTCTCTTCGTTTCCAACGTAGTCACTACACAAGCACCAAATCAGGCCAATGCAGCTTCATCAAACACAAGAAATGTGATTCTGTTTGTCGGTGACGGAATGGGTACTGCCCAGCGCAATGCCATCCGCCTAGCTACAGTAGGTGAAAAAGGAAATCTAGCGATGGATTCTATGCCATATGCTGGACTAATTCATACAAGCTCCACTGTCCCTGTTACAGATTCAGCTGCTTCAGCCACAGCCTATGCCAGCGGAGTCAAGACTTATAACGGTGCCATTGGGATGAATGCAGATAAAAAGTCCGTACAAACCATTATGGAATATGCAAAATCAGCAGGGAAATCTACAGGCGTTGTAACTACCAGCCAAATTACTGATGCTACAGGCGCTGCCTTCGGTGCTCATGTTGAAGATCGCTCCAAACAAAGTGATATCGCTCTGCAGCTTCTGACCAAGAGCAAAGTTGACGTTCTTCTCGGTGGAGGCGAAGACTTCTGGTATCCTGCTGGGAATCCAGGTAAGTTCGCAGATGAGCCAGCTGAAGATCCTTCAGAGAAGAGCAAAGGAACGCAAGGGAACCTTGTAGACAAAGCTAAACAGCTTGGATACTCCTACGTAACGAACAAAACCGATATGCAAAAGGCGAAAAGCGGCAAGCTTCTCGGGTTATTTGCAAATGAGGAAATGTTCCAGCAAAAGCCAGAGGGTGAAGGAGATATCTACAACCCGGTTGTATCCCTCCCTGAAATGACGAAAAAAGCGATAGACACGCTTGCAGCAAATAAAAAAGGATTTTTCCTGATGGTTGAAGAAGAGGGTACTGACGAATTTGCACACCAAAACAATGCCAAGATGACGATTAAAGCGGGACAAGAGTTAGATAAGTCCGTACAGATTGCCAAAGATTTCGCTAAAAAGAATCCGGATACCCTTGTCCTAGTTCTCGCCGACCATGAAACAGGTGGATTCTCTATTGAAGCCGTAGACGCTGAAGATGAATCAGGTGACGGCATTTCCAAAGAAGATGGTCCGTTTGCCATCGCTAACTCCAAACAGAATTTCGTTGTAGACTGGACGACTTCAGGTCATACAGCAGTGGATATTCCAATTACGGCCATGGGCAAAAACGCTCAGTTGTTTACAGGAGTATACGAAAATACCGAAGTATTCACTATGGTTGCGCAAGCCATGGGCATTAAAGTGAAATAA
- a CDS encoding PadR family transcriptional regulator encodes MDIEVLILAQLMKGSKHGYEIKKNIIFVMSNDKIVNNNSLYPKLKLFEKRGWVIKKTEMQENRPKRYVYSITAEGEERFHICLNEFSLETIRIDNEWSIRLAYYELLDQEARRRLLDYRETYMKEKLEHLQQLSLVVGNGEDLDYSEELYFYTRSMVLHELELIHELSHKLDALDMH; translated from the coding sequence ATGGATATTGAAGTCTTGATTCTGGCTCAATTAATGAAAGGGTCAAAACATGGTTATGAGATTAAAAAAAATATCATTTTCGTAATGAGTAACGATAAAATCGTTAATAATAATTCGCTGTATCCGAAGCTGAAATTGTTTGAAAAGCGAGGTTGGGTGATTAAAAAAACGGAAATGCAGGAAAACCGGCCTAAACGGTATGTGTATTCCATCACAGCCGAGGGTGAGGAGCGGTTTCATATCTGCTTGAACGAATTTTCACTGGAGACTATTCGTATTGATAATGAATGGTCTATTCGTCTTGCTTATTATGAGCTACTGGATCAGGAGGCCCGCCGAAGATTACTTGATTACAGAGAGACTTACATGAAAGAGAAGCTGGAACATTTACAACAGTTATCCCTAGTGGTTGGGAACGGTGAAGATTTGGATTACTCTGAAGAGCTATATTTTTATACCCGAAGTATGGTATTACATGAGCTAGAGTTAATCCATGAGCTTTCCCATAAACTGGACGCCTTGGATATGCATTGA
- the baiCD gene encoding bile acid Fe-S flavoenzyme BaiCD, whose product MEFAHLFSKGTIGNMELKNRVILPAMGTKMNAPGGYVSERLIDYHVARAKGGNGLNTVEVTTVHPTAASEDAPAIFDDKFIPGMTQLAHAIRDAGGKSCLQLWHGGKVTPNLIQVSSSPVPFEGVTHIPRELENHEVSEMVQAYADAASRAKKAGFDSVEFHAGHGYLPQQFLSPAMNFRQDEYGGSWENRCRFPLACIRAIREAVGPRFPILMRISAIEDLPGGLTLEDMKLFSKLAEDAGIDAINVSRGVPAGAAIKYEVPPIDLPVGFNVDNAAQIKSVVNIPVIAVGRINDPAIANRIIAEGLADFVAIGRAQLADSEFCNKALAGRADTIVKCVGCDQGCFDGFVNPKVPFISCVFNPATGRESEYELQRASTPKKVLIAGGGPAGLEAAITLKRRGHSPILCEKNDILGGQLYIAGAAPRKEEMAAAALNMGETAKREGVEIRMNTEVTPELIQEISPDEVILAIGSAPIIPPVEGVLSSHVVNSHDVLWGTAHPEGRVVIIGGGLVGLEVAELLVERGNQITVVEMQADVANDLGILRKICVMESLYGHGVRLMTNSKCMTIQKNSVMVEKDGELLSLPTDYVVIAVGSRALNKQPLQNFLEESSIPYHVIGDAVQARRALNAIWEGAELARRI is encoded by the coding sequence ATGGAATTCGCACATTTGTTCAGCAAAGGTACGATAGGAAATATGGAGCTTAAGAACCGGGTCATTTTGCCTGCCATGGGAACAAAAATGAATGCTCCGGGTGGGTATGTCAGCGAGCGCTTGATTGATTACCATGTAGCACGCGCAAAAGGAGGTAACGGCTTAAATACAGTTGAAGTAACAACCGTTCACCCAACGGCTGCTTCTGAGGATGCTCCAGCCATTTTTGATGATAAATTCATTCCTGGTATGACCCAATTGGCTCATGCTATTCGTGATGCAGGCGGCAAAAGCTGTCTTCAGTTATGGCATGGAGGGAAAGTAACTCCCAACCTGATTCAAGTCTCCTCCTCCCCTGTCCCTTTCGAGGGTGTAACACATATCCCCCGAGAGCTGGAGAATCACGAAGTTAGTGAGATGGTTCAAGCTTACGCAGATGCTGCTTCACGTGCGAAAAAAGCTGGATTTGACAGTGTAGAATTCCATGCTGGTCATGGTTATTTGCCACAACAATTTCTAAGCCCAGCGATGAACTTCCGTCAGGATGAGTACGGCGGTTCCTGGGAGAATCGTTGTCGCTTTCCGCTCGCTTGTATCCGTGCCATTCGAGAAGCCGTTGGACCCAGGTTCCCTATCTTGATGAGAATCTCTGCTATCGAGGATCTTCCCGGCGGACTTACACTGGAAGATATGAAGCTCTTCTCGAAGCTCGCTGAGGATGCTGGTATTGATGCGATTAATGTATCGCGCGGAGTTCCAGCAGGCGCAGCTATTAAATATGAAGTACCACCTATCGATTTACCTGTGGGCTTCAATGTAGATAACGCAGCACAAATTAAATCCGTGGTTAACATTCCAGTTATAGCTGTAGGTCGTATTAATGATCCAGCTATTGCTAATCGAATTATTGCCGAAGGACTGGCTGATTTCGTAGCTATTGGCCGCGCTCAATTGGCAGATTCTGAATTCTGTAACAAAGCATTAGCTGGACGCGCGGACACCATTGTTAAATGTGTGGGTTGTGATCAAGGCTGCTTCGATGGATTCGTAAATCCGAAGGTGCCTTTCATCAGCTGTGTATTTAATCCTGCTACCGGAAGAGAAAGTGAATATGAATTACAGCGAGCGAGCACACCAAAAAAAGTACTTATAGCCGGTGGTGGGCCAGCCGGATTAGAAGCAGCAATCACACTGAAACGTCGTGGGCATTCTCCAATTTTATGCGAAAAAAATGACATTCTAGGCGGACAGCTTTATATCGCTGGTGCCGCACCGCGTAAAGAAGAAATGGCCGCGGCTGCTCTGAATATGGGTGAGACGGCTAAACGTGAAGGTGTAGAAATCCGAATGAATACGGAGGTTACTCCAGAGCTTATTCAAGAAATCAGTCCTGATGAAGTCATTCTTGCAATCGGATCAGCCCCGATTATTCCTCCAGTAGAAGGTGTTTTGAGTAGTCATGTAGTAAATTCACATGATGTATTATGGGGAACAGCTCATCCTGAAGGTCGAGTTGTTATTATTGGAGGGGGTTTGGTCGGTCTCGAGGTCGCTGAGCTCCTGGTCGAACGCGGAAATCAAATCACTGTTGTAGAAATGCAAGCCGATGTAGCAAATGATCTGGGTATCCTTCGTAAAATCTGTGTAATGGAAAGCTTATATGGCCACGGTGTTAGATTAATGACCAACAGCAAGTGCATGACGATCCAAAAGAATAGCGTGATGGTTGAAAAAGATGGGGAGCTTCTCAGCCTGCCAACCGATTATGTAGTAATCGCAGTAGGATCACGCGCCCTAAACAAGCAACCCCTTCAGAACTTCTTGGAGGAAAGCTCCATTCCTTATCATGTAATTGGGGATGCAGTACAAGCTCGCAGAGCGCTTAATGCTATTTGGGAGGGTGCAGAATTAGCTAGACGAATTTAG
- a CDS encoding winged helix DNA-binding domain-containing protein yields MTNNLIANSRLYNQMIAGSLHHTPEQVVKKMGAMQAQDYMQAVWAIGLRSPATKLADIERAISDRKIILTWTLRGTLHFVPAEDVKWMLQLSAPRLASQTKRRMAELGLDDQTLERCREIIVNALKGGKHMDRSVLLQLIEEKGIYTGNQRGYHMLWNSAYQGLICFGPMNGKQQTIVLLEEWVPDCRELSYEQSLQELALRYFTARGLATVQDFAWWAGITLTDARRGLESVKKELQSTDINGNQHWMSNHRVVSADEESGIYLLPGFDEYILGYKDRSAVLEPETAPLIVPGNNGVFLPMIVVGGQVIGTWKRSIKKKGIEIVIHPFRELGNAEEAVFKAAERYAAFIGLPILNFSVSSTLT; encoded by the coding sequence GTGACGAATAACCTTATTGCAAATAGTAGGTTGTATAATCAAATGATTGCAGGCTCTTTACATCACACACCAGAGCAGGTCGTGAAAAAAATGGGGGCTATGCAAGCGCAAGACTATATGCAGGCGGTTTGGGCCATCGGACTACGTTCTCCTGCTACGAAATTAGCTGATATAGAGCGTGCAATCTCTGACCGCAAGATTATTCTTACTTGGACGCTGCGAGGTACGCTTCATTTCGTCCCAGCAGAAGATGTAAAATGGATGCTACAGCTCTCTGCACCGCGTTTAGCATCACAAACGAAGCGGCGAATGGCTGAGCTTGGACTTGATGATCAGACACTGGAGCGCTGTAGAGAAATTATTGTGAATGCTCTAAAGGGCGGGAAGCATATGGATCGTTCGGTCCTACTTCAGCTAATAGAAGAGAAAGGTATCTACACGGGGAATCAACGCGGTTATCACATGCTCTGGAATAGTGCCTATCAAGGACTGATTTGTTTTGGTCCGATGAATGGTAAACAGCAAACGATTGTATTGTTAGAGGAATGGGTGCCAGATTGCCGAGAGCTATCTTACGAACAATCGTTGCAAGAACTCGCCTTGCGGTATTTTACAGCCCGTGGATTAGCGACCGTTCAGGACTTCGCTTGGTGGGCAGGCATAACCCTTACAGATGCCAGACGAGGGCTAGAATCTGTGAAAAAAGAACTTCAATCGACAGATATAAATGGCAATCAGCATTGGATGTCTAACCATCGAGTAGTTTCAGCGGATGAAGAGTCAGGTATCTATTTACTTCCAGGTTTCGATGAGTACATTCTTGGTTATAAAGACCGGAGTGCTGTACTTGAACCTGAGACGGCTCCTTTAATTGTTCCTGGCAACAACGGTGTTTTCCTGCCTATGATTGTTGTTGGTGGCCAAGTTATAGGTACATGGAAACGTTCGATTAAGAAAAAAGGAATTGAGATAGTCATTCATCCATTTAGAGAACTTGGAAATGCTGAAGAAGCTGTGTTTAAAGCTGCTGAAAGATATGCTGCTTTTATCGGGCTGCCGATACTCAATTTTAGCGTGTCTTCTACATTGACATGA
- a CDS encoding NADPH-dependent FMN reductase, translating into MKIIGISGSIVGSKTRIAVQQALNNITEKHPDFDVELIDLGDYKLEFSDGRSYMDYTGDTKVVLEKIMAADAYIIGTPVFQASIPGTLKNLFDLLPVNGFKDKVIGIVVTAGSSKHYLVAEQQLKPILSYMRAVVVPKYVFIEEKQYDRKVIVDDDIIFRLNRLANELVNTTNAMQQVKQAEEAAFFF; encoded by the coding sequence ATGAAGATCATTGGGATTTCAGGATCCATTGTTGGATCGAAGACTAGAATTGCTGTACAGCAAGCACTTAACAACATCACAGAAAAGCATCCGGATTTCGACGTAGAACTAATTGATCTAGGAGATTATAAGCTGGAATTTAGTGATGGACGCAGCTACATGGATTATACAGGTGATACCAAAGTTGTTCTGGAGAAAATCATGGCCGCCGATGCATATATCATTGGCACCCCAGTTTTTCAAGCTTCGATTCCAGGAACACTTAAGAATCTATTTGATTTACTCCCGGTTAATGGGTTTAAGGATAAAGTTATCGGTATTGTAGTAACTGCAGGTTCTTCAAAACATTACTTAGTGGCAGAACAACAACTGAAACCGATCCTCTCTTATATGAGAGCGGTGGTGGTTCCTAAGTATGTTTTTATTGAAGAGAAACAATATGACCGGAAAGTAATTGTGGATGATGATATTATTTTTAGACTGAATCGACTAGCTAATGAATTGGTGAATACCACGAATGCGATGCAGCAAGTGAAGCAAGCGGAAGAAGCAGCGTTTTTCTTTTAA
- a CDS encoding LLM class flavin-dependent oxidoreductase — MMEQYRIDEKKGLELGLYTLGDHTTDALTGKAISERQRIQEIVAAAKLAEDAGLDVFGVGESHQPKFITSAASVVLGAIANATERIKLVSSATVLSTADPVRVYEDFATLDLLSGGRAEIVAGRGSRLGAYELFGYDVRDYEELFEEKIELLMKINESDRITWEGKFRPALNDMEIFPKPLNGKLPIWRAVGGPPASAIKAGRMGIPMMLTTLGGPSSAFKGSVDAYRMVAAESGFNPADLPISTTSLMYIDPDSQKAFRDYYPYINHLMKELRGSYYPKEQFAEAMSVRNALLVGSPQQIVEKILYQHEMYGHNRFLAQIDVGGLPYAQVEQMIDLFASEVAPAVRRATAKK, encoded by the coding sequence ATGATGGAACAATATAGAATCGATGAGAAAAAAGGGTTGGAGCTAGGTTTATACACGTTAGGTGATCACACCACAGATGCCTTAACAGGAAAAGCAATTAGTGAACGACAACGGATTCAAGAGATCGTAGCGGCTGCCAAATTAGCTGAGGATGCTGGATTAGATGTATTTGGGGTAGGCGAGAGTCATCAACCGAAATTCATTACCTCAGCTGCCTCGGTTGTCCTTGGAGCCATTGCAAATGCAACCGAACGTATAAAGCTTGTCAGTTCAGCAACTGTACTAAGTACAGCAGATCCTGTACGTGTATATGAGGACTTTGCAACATTGGATTTGTTATCAGGCGGTAGAGCAGAGATTGTTGCTGGACGTGGATCGCGTCTCGGGGCCTATGAACTTTTTGGTTATGACGTAAGAGATTATGAAGAATTGTTCGAAGAGAAAATTGAATTGCTCATGAAAATAAATGAGTCCGATCGCATAACGTGGGAAGGGAAATTCCGCCCTGCATTAAATGATATGGAAATCTTCCCTAAGCCCTTAAATGGAAAGCTGCCAATTTGGCGAGCGGTTGGGGGACCTCCAGCAAGTGCAATTAAGGCGGGAAGAATGGGGATCCCGATGATGCTGACCACCCTTGGTGGACCATCATCTGCCTTTAAAGGTTCTGTAGACGCGTATCGTATGGTTGCTGCAGAGTCAGGGTTCAATCCAGCAGACCTTCCCATCAGCACAACTTCTTTAATGTATATTGATCCGGACTCACAAAAAGCATTCCGCGATTATTATCCATATATCAATCACTTGATGAAAGAGCTTCGTGGGTCTTACTATCCGAAAGAACAATTTGCGGAAGCGATGAGTGTGAGAAATGCACTGCTCGTGGGAAGCCCGCAACAAATTGTGGAGAAGATCCTCTATCAACATGAGATGTATGGCCATAATCGTTTTCTAGCTCAGATTGATGTCGGTGGGTTACCTTATGCTCAAGTGGAACAAATGATTGACCTGTTCGCATCTGAAGTAGCACCAGCCGTAAGACGTGCTACAGCTAAGAAATAA